Proteins from a genomic interval of Gordonia sp. SL306:
- the hisS gene encoding histidine--tRNA ligase, whose protein sequence is MSADFAAPRGIPDYFPPNSADFRLVRDTLTDAARRAGYGHIELPVFEDTALFARGVGESTDVVSKEMYTFADRGDRSVTLRPEGTAGVVRAVIQHGLDRGQLPVKLCYAGPFFRYEKPQAGRYRQLQQVGIEAIGVDDPALDAEVIAVADEGYRRLGLSGFRLEITSLGDDASRGPYREALQQFLFGLDLDEATRKRAELNPLRVLDDKRPEIKAATADAPLLIDHLSEDSRAHFDAVLTHLKRLGVQYEPNPRLVRGLDYYTKTTFEFVHDGLGAQSGIGGGGRYDGLMSLLGAKQDLSGIGFGLGVDRTMLAMEAEGVAHADTARCQVYGVPLGGDAKAELVGVAGQLRAAGISVDLAYGDRGLKGAMKAADRSGARLALVLGDRELAERRIEVKDLSNGEQHQVSLDDITGEVLRLLG, encoded by the coding sequence GTGAGCGCCGACTTCGCCGCGCCGCGGGGGATCCCCGACTACTTCCCGCCGAACTCGGCGGATTTCCGGCTGGTCCGGGACACCCTGACCGACGCGGCGCGCCGCGCGGGTTATGGGCACATCGAGCTGCCCGTCTTCGAGGACACCGCGCTCTTCGCCCGCGGCGTCGGTGAATCCACCGACGTCGTCAGCAAGGAGATGTACACCTTCGCCGATCGTGGCGACCGGTCGGTGACCCTGCGTCCCGAGGGGACCGCCGGGGTGGTGCGGGCAGTCATCCAGCACGGACTCGACCGGGGTCAGCTGCCGGTCAAGCTCTGCTACGCCGGTCCGTTCTTCCGGTATGAGAAACCGCAGGCCGGCCGCTACCGGCAGTTGCAACAGGTGGGCATCGAGGCCATCGGCGTCGACGACCCGGCCCTCGACGCCGAGGTCATCGCCGTCGCCGACGAGGGGTACCGGCGTCTCGGTCTCTCCGGCTTCCGTCTCGAGATCACCTCGCTGGGCGACGATGCGAGCCGAGGGCCCTATCGGGAAGCCTTGCAGCAGTTCCTGTTCGGGCTCGATCTCGACGAGGCGACCCGCAAGCGGGCGGAACTCAATCCGCTGCGGGTGCTCGACGACAAGCGCCCCGAGATCAAGGCGGCCACGGCCGACGCACCGCTGCTCATCGACCACCTGTCCGAGGATTCGCGCGCACATTTCGACGCCGTGCTGACCCATCTCAAACGGCTCGGCGTCCAGTACGAACCGAATCCTCGCCTGGTTCGCGGGCTCGACTACTACACCAAGACCACCTTCGAGTTCGTCCACGACGGACTCGGCGCGCAGTCGGGGATCGGTGGCGGTGGCCGGTACGACGGGCTCATGTCGCTGCTCGGCGCCAAGCAGGATCTGTCCGGCATCGGATTCGGGCTCGGCGTCGACCGCACCATGCTGGCGATGGAGGCGGAGGGTGTCGCCCACGCCGACACCGCCCGCTGCCAGGTGTACGGCGTGCCGCTCGGTGGTGACGCCAAGGCCGAACTCGTCGGTGTCGCCGGGCAATTGCGCGCCGCCGGGATCAGCGTCGACCTCGCCTACGGCGATCGCGGGCTCAAGGGCGCGATGAAGGCCGCGGACCGTTCCGGTGCCCGTCTCGCCCTCGTGCTCGGCGACCGCGAGCTCGCCGAACGCCGGATCGAGGTCAAGGATCTGAGCAATGGCGAGCAGCACCAGGTCTCGCTCGACGACATCACCGGCGAGGTGCTGCGCCTTCTCGGCTGA
- a CDS encoding DUF885 domain-containing protein has product MSAQASGAERLPTPVDRLAENHLADQARLDPLFATEIGIAGHDHLLTDFSPDACAARAAQARTTVHALADAPVTDDVDRVTVATMTASLRREIALAEAGERVGECNVIASPLQAIRDVFDLMPTDSAQAREIFLARLQAVPGCVDTVIDGLRYRTAHGPPATRRQVRLVADQARGAAAAIAADTTALADDPALAGPLRTALDDAAASFDALAAVLRTEVMTGATSADAVGRERYLRFLPAHLAAIVDEQSAIARGLVPSGDVREALAHLDTLPQYAIEDRHAFVGWMQDLSDRAVEGLAGTHFDIPARLTRLECRLAPSSTGIIYYTQPSADLARPGRMWWSVPPEQTVFHTWQETTTVFHEGVPGHHLQLGSAIVADDLNAWRKLASFTSGHGEGWALYAERLMGELGWLEDPGDRMGMLDSQRLRAARVIVDIGVHCGLPAPAGLGGGTWDADKAWQLLTGSVAMDRAVLAFELNRYLGWPGQAPSYALGQRVWEQTRAAARATHPEWTLKDFHAEALALGGVSLDVLADELTRT; this is encoded by the coding sequence GTGAGCGCCCAGGCATCGGGCGCCGAGCGCCTCCCGACCCCGGTCGACCGCCTGGCCGAGAACCATCTCGCCGACCAGGCCCGGCTCGATCCGCTCTTCGCGACCGAGATCGGCATCGCCGGACACGATCACCTGCTGACCGACTTCTCCCCCGACGCCTGTGCGGCGCGCGCCGCGCAGGCACGCACCACGGTGCACGCGTTGGCCGACGCACCCGTGACCGACGACGTCGACCGGGTGACCGTGGCGACCATGACGGCGTCGCTTCGGCGGGAGATCGCCCTGGCCGAAGCCGGTGAACGTGTCGGCGAGTGCAACGTGATCGCGTCGCCGCTGCAGGCGATCCGCGACGTCTTCGACCTCATGCCGACGGATTCGGCGCAAGCGCGGGAGATCTTCCTCGCGCGCCTGCAGGCGGTCCCAGGATGTGTGGACACCGTGATCGACGGTCTGCGGTACCGCACCGCGCACGGCCCGCCGGCGACACGACGACAGGTGAGGCTCGTCGCCGACCAGGCCCGGGGCGCGGCCGCGGCCATCGCTGCCGATACCACCGCCCTCGCCGACGACCCGGCTCTCGCCGGTCCACTGCGAACGGCTCTCGACGACGCCGCCGCCTCCTTCGACGCGCTGGCCGCAGTTCTGCGCACCGAGGTGATGACCGGCGCGACGTCCGCCGATGCCGTCGGCCGGGAACGCTACCTGCGGTTCCTGCCCGCTCACCTCGCCGCCATCGTCGACGAGCAATCCGCCATCGCCCGCGGCCTCGTTCCCAGCGGTGACGTGCGCGAGGCGCTGGCCCATCTGGACACGTTGCCGCAGTACGCCATCGAGGACCGTCACGCGTTCGTCGGGTGGATGCAGGATCTCTCGGATCGGGCCGTCGAGGGGCTGGCCGGCACGCATTTCGACATACCCGCCCGGCTCACCCGCCTCGAGTGTCGTCTCGCCCCGTCGTCGACAGGGATCATCTACTACACGCAGCCGAGCGCGGATCTCGCCCGTCCCGGCCGGATGTGGTGGTCGGTTCCCCCGGAGCAGACCGTCTTCCACACCTGGCAGGAGACGACGACGGTCTTCCACGAGGGCGTCCCCGGACATCACCTGCAGCTCGGTTCGGCCATCGTCGCCGACGATCTCAATGCGTGGCGGAAACTGGCCTCGTTCACGTCGGGTCACGGCGAGGGATGGGCGCTCTACGCCGAGCGCCTGATGGGCGAACTCGGCTGGCTCGAGGACCCCGGTGACCGGATGGGCATGCTCGACTCGCAACGACTGCGGGCCGCCCGCGTCATCGTCGACATCGGCGTGCATTGCGGGCTGCCCGCGCCTGCGGGTCTCGGCGGCGGCACCTGGGACGCCGACAAGGCCTGGCAGTTGCTCACCGGCTCGGTCGCGATGGACCGGGCGGTGTTGGCGTTCGAACTCAACCGCTACCTCGGCTGGCCCGGTCAGGCTCCGTCGTACGCTCTCGGACAACGAGTGTGGGAGCAGACCCGCGCCGCGGCGCGCGCCACCCACCCGGAGTGGACCCTGAAGGATTTCCACGCAGAGGCGCTCGCCCTCGGCGGTGTGTCGCTCGATGTGCTGGCCGACGAACTCACCCGCACCTGA